Part of the Acidobacteriota bacterium genome, TACACGGGCCCGGTGCCCGTGCAGAGATTGGAATCGGTCACCGTCACGGTGATGGGGAAGGTCCCCGTGACCGTGGGGGTGCCGGCGAGCGTGCCGTTCGAGGCGAGCGTGAGCCCCGCGGGCAGGGTGCTGCCGGTGGTGAAGGTGACCGAGCCGAGGCCGCCCGCCTGGGAAAAGGCCTGGCTGAACGGAACGCCCGCCGTGCCCGTGGCGACCGCGGGGTTGGTGACGGTGATGGCCGGGCAGGCAATGTCGAGGGTGTATCGGCAGACGCCGACGAACCCGTTCACGTCCCTGGCCGCGACGAGGAAGGTCCAGCTCCCCAGCGCCGTGGGCGTCCCCGCGAGCCGGCCGTCCGTCGCCAGAGTGAGGCCGGGCGGGAGGGGGTCCGGCGTGGTGAAGGTGCAGGGACCCGTCCCGCCAACCGCCGTGAATAACTGGTCGTAAGCCGCGCCGGTTTGCCCGCCGGGGAGGCTTCCCGGACTCAGCGCGATGCTGCTCTCGACGGCACCGACGTCCGCGTTCGCGCCCTGCGGTCTCGGCACGAGCCGCTGATCCGTCTGCTCGTAGCCGCCGGGCGTTGCCGTGTCCAGCACGGGGCTTCCGCAGAGCGGGGCGTGCGTCGGCGTCGGGCCCCCGTAGTCGCCCAGGGGCGCCAGCAGGGGGTCGCCCGAAAGGATGCTGTTGTAGCCGAGCGTGAAGTAGCCGTTCGGCAGGTTGACCTGCGAGGCCGCGGGCCCGTTCCCCGCCACGATGGAGTTGATGATCCCCACGCTGACAGATGCCTGGGGGCCGTCGATCCCGCCTCCCGGGTGCGAGGGGTCACCCACCGTGTTCAGGGTGACCGTGCAGCTGTGGAGGAAGAACAGCACATCCACCCCCAGTTCGATCCCACCCCCGCTCCCGGGGCAGGCATTGCCCGAGATCGTGGAGTTGTAGAGATGGACTTGGGGGATCGAGCCCGTCGAGGTCCCGGTCAGAAGGCCGCCGCCGTTCCCGCCGGCGGTGACCTGGTTCCCCGAGACGGTGCAGCGGTCCAGAAAGCCGGAGCGGAGAAAGAGGCCCCCTCCGCCCTGGGCAGCCGCGTTCCCGGAAATCACGCACTCGGTGGCGCGGAGATCCTCCTGGGCGAAGATCCCCCCGCCGTAGCCCGGGGCGTTGCCGTTCCGGACCGTGAGGCCGGAAAGCCAGAAGCTGTCCTGGGCCGTGAACACCCGGTCCGTCCCCCCGCCGTCCACGGCCATCACGGAGGCGCCGGGGCCCTGGATCGTCAGTTGCCGGTTGACCGCGACGGCGCCGGTGGTGAGGTGGATGACGCCCGTGAGTCCCGGGGCGAAGGTGATGGTCGCCCCGTCGCAGGCGTTCGCCACGACCCAGCGCAGGGAGCCCTCGCCCGCGTCGTCGAGGTTCGTCACGACCGTGGGACAGCCGATGGTCACGCTGTACGTCTGGACGCCCGTGCATCCGATGTCGTCCGTGGCCGTGATCGTGAAGTTGAAGGTGTTCGCCACCGTGGGTGTGCCGCTCAGCATGCCGTCCGCGGCGAGCGAGAGCCCATCCGGGAGGGTCCCAGCCGTCACTGTGAAGCTGTAGGACCCCGTCCCACCCGAGGCCGTGATCGCTTGGCTGTAGACCGAGTTCGCGGTGCCGCCGGGGAGGGTGGGGGGCGAGAGGGTGACCGGTTCGGGCTGGGTCAGGGTGGTCGACGCAACCCACATGCAACCCTCATCGTCTTTGACGAAGATCATGTAATTCGCCGCGTAGAGGTTCAGAAAAAGGGGAGAGACCTGGTAGTTCACACCCCCGTCGATGGAGAAGTGGAAGGGCGGAGTCCCCCCCGACACAGGGGTGATCGTGATACTCCCGTCGGACGCGCCGTAGCAGGTGAGGTTCGTGGACGTAATGCTGGCCGTGAGCTCGGCCGGTTGGCTCACGACGACGGTGGCGGACTGGGTGCACCCATGGGCGTCCTTGACGGTGATCGGGTACGACCCCGCCGCGAGGCCCGGGAAGACGTTGGAGGCCTGGTAGGTCGTGCCGTCCTTGGAGTAAGACAGAGGCGCCGTCCCGCCCGAGGCGTTCACCGTGATGCTGCCGTTGGACATGCCATAGCACGGTGAGACGGGCACGGGGTCCGCCGTAAAGGAAAGGGCCGGGGCGTCGGCCACGTCGGCCCCGGCCGTTGTCACAAAGTACCCGCACCCGTTGTGGTAACGGACCGCGTAGGTGTAGCTCGTCCCGAGGGCCCCGGTGGTATCCGTGAAGTTCGTGGTCCCGTAGGCGATGCCGGCCTGGATGGCGGCACCGTTTCGCAGGACTTCGTAGGTGCGGGTCCCCGAGCCCAGGTCCCCCCAGCTCGCGAGGTCCTGGGGCCAGGCGACTCGGACGCCCGTGGGCGCGCAGGGGTCGAGGTCGGCCGCCGTGTTGTTGGCGGTTAGGCCGGGCTCGGCGCAGGGGCAGGGACCGGTCCTGAAAATGTATGCCGCCCCTTGGCGGATATACCCCCCCACGGTGGCCTGAAAGGCGCCGGCAACGGCCGTGTCCCCGTCCACCGAGGCGGAGAAGCCGAAAAAATCTGAGGCCATGCCGTCCGATGCGGCGAGCTTCTTGACCTGGCCCCAGTTGTCCGTCCCGCCCTGGTTGCGGGAAAAGAGGTACGCCGATCCCTGTTGCGTGTTCACCCCCACGGTGGCCTGATAGGCGCCGACGACGGCCGTGTCCCCATCCACCGAGGCGGAGATGCCGAAGTTATCCCCGGCGGCTCCGTCCGATGCGGCGAGCTTCTTGACCTGTCCCCAGAAGTCCGCCCCGCCCTGGTTGCGGGAAAAGACATACGCGGCCCCCTGGTAGATTCTCCCGCCCACGGTGGCACAGTAAGCGCCGACGACGGCCGTGTCACCGTCCACCGAGGCGGAGATGCCAAAGGTATCCCCCGCGGCTCCGTCTGATGCGGTGAGCTTCTTGACCTGTCCCCAGAAGTCCGCCCCGCCCTGGTTGCGGGAAAAGAGGTACGCAGCCCCCTGCTGGGCGTTGCCCCCCACGGGGGCATAACAAGCGCCGACGAGGGCCGTATCCCCACTCACGGAAACGGAGATTCCGAAAAGATTGAAGGCCATACCGTCCGATGCGGTGAGCTTCTTGACCTGTCCCCAGAAGTCCGCTCCGCCCTGGTTGCGGGAAAAAATGTAAGCGGCCCCCTGGCTGGAGCGCCCCTCCACGATGGCCTGATGGGCGCCGATGACGATCGCATCGCCGTCAACGGATACCGAGTAGCCGAAGTAGTCCCCGGCCGCGCCATCCGAAGCGGTGAGCTTCACGACCTGTCCCCAGTTGTCCGCCCCGCCCTGGTTGCGGGAAAAGACGTAGGCCGCCCCCTGCTGGAGGTTCCCTCCCACGGTGGCATCGTAAGCGCCAACAACGGCTGTTTCGCCGCTCACGGAGACGGAGATGCCGAAGTTATCGTAGGATGCACCGTCAGATGCGGTGAGCTTGCATACCTGTCCCCAGGCGTCCGCCCCTCCCTGGTTGCGAGCAAAAATGTACGCTGCTCCCCGCTGATCGAGCCCCCCTACGTCGGAATATGGCGAACCGACGACGGCCGTGTCCCCATCCACGGAAACGGAGTAGCCGAAATACTCTAGTGCCGCGCCGTCCGAGGCAACTTGTTTCTGGACCTGGTCCCCGCAGATGGACGGGTCTGTGAAGAGGTACGCCGCCCCCTGGTTCGCGTTCCCCCCTACGGTGGCTTTGTAGGCTCCGACGAGGATCGTGTCCCCGTCCGCGCAGACGGAGTAGCCGAAGTAGTCGCCGGACACGCCGCCCGCGGCGGTGAGCTTCTTGACCAGGCCCCAGGCATCGGTGCCCCCCCAGTTGCGGGAGTAAACGAAGGCCGCCCCGGCGTCGACCGTGCCCACGAAGGCGCGATTCGCCCCGATGACGGCCGTGTCGCCGTTCACGCAGACGGAGCAGCCCAGGTACTCATAGGCCCAGGCATCCCCGATGATGAGCTTGGCCACTTGGCCCCAGGTGTTCATGCCCCCCTGGTTGCGGTAGAAGACATACGCCGCCCCCTGGCTGGCTTTCCCCCCCACGGTGGCGCCGCTCGCGCCGATGACGGCCGTGTCCCCGTCCAGGGAGACGGATCGGCCGAAATAGTCCCCGGCCGCGCCGTCCGCGGCGGTGAGCTTTTTCACCAGTCCCCAGGCGTCCGCCCCCCCTTGGTTGCGGGAGAAGATGTAGGCCGCACCCTGCTCCGCACGCCCCCCCACATCGGCCCCCAGCGCGCCGGAGAGGACCGTATCCCCGTCCATGCTGACGGAGTGTCCAAAGAAGTCTCCCGACACGCCATCGGCAGCGGTGAGCTTGGCGACCAGTCCCCAGGCGTTCGCCCCCCCCTGGTTGCAGGAGTGGAGGTAAACCGCCCCCCGGTTGCCCATGGAGGACACTCTGGCATAGGGGGTGCCGACGGCGACCGTGCCCCCGTCCAGAGAGAGGGAAAAACCGAAGCTTTCATTGACCCCGCCGTCCGAGGCGACGAACCGGGCGACCTCCCCCCAGGCGTCGGCCCCGCCCTGATTGCGAGAGAAGATGTAGACCGCCCCCTGGTCCGCGTTCGCACCCACGTCGACCCCCGTCGCGCCGACGGCGAGCGTGTCCCCCTGCAC contains:
- a CDS encoding putative Ig domain-containing protein; this encodes MKIRAAVVILVLVILGTWVPVFAQHDETPSLASPPGPGESVREWGTGDAPRPSGACLVHPGETPRGLAPEAWERIQSQIPRDGSGMPAPDAISQTARLTAPDGAASENFGLSVSVNGGIAVVGAYNATVSGKAQQGAVYVYYRNQGGADAWGQVVKLTAADGAAGDQFGYAVCVQGDTLAVGATGVDVGANADQGAVYIFSRNQGGADAWGEVARFVASDGGVNESFGFSLSLDGGTVAVGTPYARVSSMGNRGAVYLHSCNQGGANAWGLVAKLTAADGVSGDFFGHSVSMDGDTVLSGALGADVGGRAEQGAAYIFSRNQGGADAWGLVKKLTAADGAAGDYFGRSVSLDGDTAVIGASGATVGGKASQGAAYVFYRNQGGMNTWGQVAKLIIGDAWAYEYLGCSVCVNGDTAVIGANRAFVGTVDAGAAFVYSRNWGGTDAWGLVKKLTAAGGVSGDYFGYSVCADGDTILVGAYKATVGGNANQGAAYLFTDPSICGDQVQKQVASDGAALEYFGYSVSVDGDTAVVGSPYSDVGGLDQRGAAYIFARNQGGADAWGQVCKLTASDGASYDNFGISVSVSGETAVVGAYDATVGGNLQQGAAYVFSRNQGGADNWGQVVKLTASDGAAGDYFGYSVSVDGDAIVIGAHQAIVEGRSSQGAAYIFSRNQGGADFWGQVKKLTASDGMAFNLFGISVSVSGDTALVGACYAPVGGNAQQGAAYLFSRNQGGADFWGQVKKLTASDGAAGDTFGISASVDGDTAVVGAYCATVGGRIYQGAAYVFSRNQGGADFWGQVKKLAASDGAAGDNFGISASVDGDTAVVGAYQATVGVNTQQGSAYLFSRNQGGTDNWGQVKKLAASDGMASDFFGFSASVDGDTAVAGAFQATVGGYIRQGAAYIFRTGPCPCAEPGLTANNTAADLDPCAPTGVRVAWPQDLASWGDLGSGTRTYEVLRNGAAIQAGIAYGTTNFTDTTGALGTSYTYAVRYHNGCGYFVTTAGADVADAPALSFTADPVPVSPCYGMSNGSITVNASGGTAPLSYSKDGTTYQASNVFPGLAAGSYPITVKDAHGCTQSATVVVSQPAELTASITSTNLTCYGASDGSITITPVSGGTPPFHFSIDGGVNYQVSPLFLNLYAANYMIFVKDDEGCMWVASTTLTQPEPVTLSPPTLPGGTANSVYSQAITASGGTGSYSFTVTAGTLPDGLSLAADGMLSGTPTVANTFNFTITATDDIGCTGVQTYSVTIGCPTVVTNLDDAGEGSLRWVVANACDGATITFAPGLTGVIHLTTGAVAVNRQLTIQGPGASVMAVDGGGTDRVFTAQDSFWLSGLTVRNGNAPGYGGGIFAQEDLRATECVISGNAAAQGGGGLFLRSGFLDRCTVSGNQVTAGGNGGGLLTGTSTGSIPQVHLYNSTISGNACPGSGGGIELGVDVLFFLHSCTVTLNTVGDPSHPGGGIDGPQASVSVGIINSIVAGNGPAASQVNLPNGYFTLGYNSILSGDPLLAPLGDYGGPTPTHAPLCGSPVLDTATPGGYEQTDQRLVPRPQGANADVGAVESSIALSPGSLPGGQTGAAYDQLFTAVGGTGPCTFTTPDPLPPGLTLATDGRLAGTPTALGSWTFLVAARDVNGFVGVCRYTLDIACPAITVTNPAVATGTAGVPFSQAFSQAGGLGSVTFTTGSTLPAGLTLASNGTLAGTPTVTGTFPITVTVTDSNLCTGTGPV